A part of Flavobacteriaceae bacterium GSB9 genomic DNA contains:
- a CDS encoding acetate kinase → MQVLVLNSGSSSLKFQLFSMPEKTILCSGLIERIGLDDGKFTFKTNGKKIETTTSIPNHKTGLKLLSDQLLDKETGVIASSDEIDIVGHRVVHGGKHFSDTTEITKEVKDKIKALSTLAPLHNPPNLEGIEVAEEIFPHAKQVAVFDTAFHQSIPEHVYKYAIPNEFSDKYNIRLYGFHGTSHKFVSEKAIEYLEKPKSKIITIHLGNGCSMTAVKDGKSVDHSMGFSPLGGLIMGTRSGDIDPAFAFYLADKLNYDLNDVNTLLLKKSGMLGLTGFSDLRDIIDEADKGIKQCELALQMNAYRIKKYIGSYAAILNGLDAIVFTAGIGENSSLIRELVCQDLDFLGIELDKEENKIRANGTHDISSKNSKTKILVIPTNEELEIAKQSVRLFEN, encoded by the coding sequence ATGCAAGTACTCGTTTTAAACTCAGGAAGTTCCTCTTTAAAATTTCAACTTTTTTCAATGCCCGAAAAAACCATTTTGTGCTCGGGTTTAATTGAACGTATTGGATTAGATGATGGTAAATTTACGTTCAAAACCAATGGTAAAAAAATAGAGACAACTACTTCAATACCCAACCATAAAACCGGACTAAAGCTTTTGTCCGATCAATTATTGGATAAAGAAACAGGCGTTATTGCTTCTTCAGATGAAATTGATATTGTTGGGCATCGTGTGGTTCACGGTGGAAAACATTTTAGCGACACCACCGAAATCACCAAAGAGGTAAAAGATAAAATAAAAGCACTATCAACATTGGCACCTTTGCACAATCCACCCAATTTAGAAGGTATTGAAGTGGCCGAAGAAATTTTCCCTCATGCCAAACAAGTAGCGGTTTTCGATACAGCGTTCCATCAATCTATCCCAGAGCATGTTTATAAATATGCTATTCCAAATGAATTTTCAGACAAATACAACATCCGACTTTACGGATTTCATGGCACTAGCCACAAATTTGTTTCAGAAAAGGCTATTGAATATCTGGAAAAACCGAAATCAAAAATCATTACCATACATTTAGGAAATGGCTGTAGCATGACTGCAGTAAAAGACGGAAAAAGTGTTGACCACTCTATGGGCTTTTCGCCGTTGGGCGGACTGATAATGGGCACGCGCTCTGGCGACATTGATCCCGCATTTGCTTTCTATTTAGCCGATAAATTAAACTACGACCTTAACGATGTAAACACCCTCTTGTTAAAGAAAAGTGGTATGCTGGGCTTAACAGGTTTTAGCGATTTAAGGGATATTATAGACGAAGCTGACAAAGGCATCAAACAATGTGAACTAGCTTTACAAATGAACGCCTACCGCATAAAAAAATATATTGGAAGCTACGCCGCTATTTTAAACGGCTTGGATGCCATTGTATTTACTGCTGGAATTGGTGAAAATTCTAGTTTAATACGTGAATTGGTATGTCAAGATTTAGATTTCTTGGGTATTGAATTAGACAAGGAAGAAAATAAAATCCGTGCTAACGGCACACATGATATAAGCAGTAAAAACTCAAAAACTAAAATACTGGTTATTCCAACAAATGAAGAGTTGGAAATAGCCAAACAGTCAGTCAGGTTATTCGAAAATTAA
- a CDS encoding DUF2807 domain-containing protein has product MKKLIYIFGLIVLLSCDSENAGDCFQKTGAIVQKEVDLSTFNKILVNRDVELIISEGTEQQVVIETGKNLMNDVTAEVIKNELILTDNNSCNYIREYGTTKVFVSSPNITQIRSSTQYDVSSEGVLTYPDLMILSEDFGAPDSFTIGDFRLEIDNSNFSVVFNNLSVCHISGATDNLSVRFAAGNSRFEGQSLVAQNVFVDNRSSNDMIVNPQQELKGTIRGVGDVISVNEPPTVDVQELYKGRLIFE; this is encoded by the coding sequence ATGAAAAAGTTAATTTACATATTCGGTTTAATAGTATTGTTGTCGTGTGATAGCGAAAATGCTGGTGACTGTTTTCAAAAAACTGGCGCGATTGTTCAAAAGGAAGTGGACTTAAGCACTTTTAATAAAATTTTGGTGAATCGTGATGTTGAATTGATAATTTCTGAAGGTACAGAACAGCAAGTTGTTATTGAAACAGGGAAAAATTTAATGAACGATGTTACGGCAGAGGTTATTAAGAATGAACTCATTTTAACCGATAATAACAGCTGTAATTACATACGCGAATATGGTACTACAAAAGTATTTGTTAGCTCTCCAAATATCACGCAAATACGAAGTTCAACGCAGTACGATGTTAGTTCGGAAGGTGTTTTAACCTATCCTGATTTAATGATTCTTTCTGAAGATTTTGGAGCGCCCGATTCTTTTACCATTGGCGATTTTAGATTGGAAATTGATAATAGCAATTTTTCGGTAGTGTTCAATAACTTGTCGGTTTGCCATATTTCAGGAGCGACAGATAACTTGTCGGTGCGTTTTGCAGCAGGGAATTCACGTTTTGAAGGCCAGAGCCTTGTGGCTCAGAATGTTTTTGTAGATAACAGAAGCTCAAATGATATGATAGTTAACCCCCAACAAGAACTAAAAGGAACAATTAGAGGAGTGGGCGACGTTATTTCGGTTAACGAGCCGCCCACTGTTGATGTTCAAGAACTTTATAAAGGTCGGTTAATTTTCGAATAA
- a CDS encoding acyloxyacyl hydrolase, with amino-acid sequence MKLFYTYALFFCFGIVLAQDKTHTTYVDVNYFRGNIALHNNEILHLIKGHPEGAIIGWNKKTYGFEAWEQRFNYPDYGVSFAYQNLKNDVLGNNYSLYAHYNFYFFKRNLMFRIGQGLAYNTNPYHKENNYKNVAFGSTFMSSTYVMLNYKKERLFNKFGLQAGFSLIHYSNANVTSPNNGTNSVTLNVGLNYSLDKDVPEYQNTIDKKDDRAFSEPIKYNLVFRSGINESDIIDSGQFAMYVGSVFADKRINKSSALQFGAEVFFSNFLKELIYYESVAFPEKKVSGDEDYKRVGVFAGHELFINKISLITQLGYYVYYPFDFEGRTYFRLGLKRYINKKWFGVLSLKSHGARAEGVELGIGVRL; translated from the coding sequence ATGAAGTTATTTTATACCTACGCTTTATTTTTTTGTTTCGGTATTGTTTTGGCTCAAGATAAAACGCATACAACGTATGTAGATGTTAATTATTTTAGAGGTAATATCGCTTTGCACAATAATGAGATTCTGCATTTAATAAAAGGACATCCAGAAGGCGCTATTATAGGTTGGAACAAAAAAACATACGGATTTGAGGCGTGGGAACAACGATTTAACTATCCCGATTATGGGGTGTCGTTCGCATATCAAAATTTAAAAAATGATGTGCTGGGGAATAACTATTCGCTTTATGCGCACTACAATTTTTACTTTTTCAAAAGAAATTTGATGTTCCGAATCGGGCAGGGGCTAGCCTACAATACCAACCCTTACCATAAAGAAAACAATTATAAAAATGTAGCCTTTGGTTCGACCTTTATGAGCAGTACGTATGTGATGCTCAATTATAAAAAGGAAAGGCTATTTAATAAGTTTGGTTTACAAGCAGGTTTTTCATTAATTCACTATTCCAACGCTAATGTAACCTCCCCCAACAACGGAACAAATTCTGTAACTCTTAATGTCGGGTTGAATTATAGTTTGGACAAAGATGTCCCCGAATACCAAAATACGATTGATAAAAAAGATGATCGAGCCTTTTCGGAACCCATAAAATATAATTTAGTTTTTAGAAGTGGAATTAACGAAAGCGACATTATTGACAGCGGGCAATTTGCCATGTACGTCGGCTCTGTTTTTGCTGATAAGCGTATTAATAAATCGAGCGCTTTGCAGTTTGGTGCCGAAGTGTTTTTTTCAAACTTTTTAAAAGAATTAATTTATTACGAAAGTGTCGCCTTTCCTGAAAAAAAAGTCTCGGGTGATGAAGATTACAAACGCGTTGGCGTATTTGCGGGGCACGAGTTGTTTATAAATAAGATATCGTTAATCACCCAATTGGGCTATTATGTGTATTATCCGTTTGATTTTGAAGGAAGAACCTATTTTAGGTTAGGGTTAAAACGTTACATAAATAAAAAATGGTTTGGAGTGTTATCCTTAAAGTCGCATGGCGCTCGAGCCGAAGGTGTTGAATTGGGTATTGGTGTACGCTTGTAA
- the metF gene encoding methylenetetrahydrofolate reductase [NAD(P)H] — MKVTDHIKNANGKTLFSFEVIPPKKGKNIQDLYDNIDPLMEFNPPFIDVTTSREEYVYIDRGDGLLDKRITRMRPGTVGICASIMHKYKVDAIPHLLCGGFTKEETEYVLVDCHYLGLDNVMALRGDSMKDEAYFKPSKGGNAFASELVEQIANLNKGQYLHDNIEVEHKSDFCIGVAGYPEKHMEAPSLETDLKRLKAKVDAGADYVVTQMFFDNQKYFDFVKKAREKGINVPIIPGIKPLAVKRHLQLLPQVFKIDLPQDLIDAVEDCKDNKAVRQVGIEFAIQQSKELLDFGVPVLHYYSMGKSDNIQSIASALF, encoded by the coding sequence ATGAAAGTAACAGACCACATAAAGAATGCTAACGGAAAGACTTTATTTTCGTTTGAAGTTATACCACCAAAAAAAGGTAAGAATATTCAGGATTTATACGACAATATAGATCCGTTAATGGAGTTTAATCCGCCATTTATAGATGTAACAACATCGCGTGAAGAGTACGTTTATATTGACCGAGGCGATGGCTTGTTGGATAAGCGTATTACGCGTATGCGTCCGGGAACGGTAGGTATTTGTGCGTCTATTATGCATAAGTATAAGGTTGATGCCATTCCACATTTATTGTGCGGTGGGTTTACCAAAGAAGAGACCGAATACGTTTTGGTGGATTGCCATTATTTGGGGTTGGATAACGTTATGGCCTTACGTGGCGATTCGATGAAAGATGAGGCGTATTTTAAACCATCAAAAGGAGGAAATGCTTTTGCTAGCGAATTGGTTGAGCAGATTGCAAACCTTAATAAAGGGCAATATTTGCATGATAATATTGAGGTAGAGCATAAGTCGGATTTTTGCATTGGCGTGGCTGGTTATCCAGAAAAACACATGGAAGCCCCGTCGTTAGAAACCGATTTAAAGCGTTTAAAAGCAAAGGTTGATGCTGGTGCCGATTATGTGGTTACCCAAATGTTTTTCGATAATCAAAAATATTTCGATTTTGTAAAAAAAGCTCGCGAAAAGGGCATTAATGTGCCTATTATTCCGGGTATAAAACCATTGGCCGTTAAGCGTCATTTACAATTGTTGCCGCAGGTTTTTAAAATAGATTTGCCTCAAGATTTAATCGACGCGGTTGAGGATTGTAAAGACAACAAAGCTGTTCGACAGGTGGGTATTGAATTTGCCATTCAGCAATCCAAAGAATTGTTAGATTTTGGTGTGCCCGTATTACACTATTATTCTATGGGCAAAAGTGATAACATTCAATCTATTGCTTCGGCGTTGTTCTAA
- the metH gene encoding methionine synthase: protein MKVKQTKYMKLSGLEPLVLNENSNFINVGERTNVAGSRKFLRLIKEEKFDEALDIARHQVDGGAQIVDVNFDDGLIDGKAAMVKFLNLIAAEPDICRVPIMIDSSKWEIIEAGLQVVQGKCVVNSISLKEGEEKFIWEAKQILRYGAAVIVMAFDEVGQADNYERRIEIAKRSYDILVNKVGFPSEDIIFDLNVFPVATGMEEHRKNAIDFIEATRWVRENLPNVSVSGGVSNVSFSFRGNNIVREAMHSVFLYYAIQAGMNMGIVNPAMLEVYDDIPKDLLEYIEDVILDRRDDATERLLEFAETIKGTKAEKTVDLSWRENPLQDRITHALVKGVDAYIIEDVEQARQEADKPIEVIEGHLMIGMDVVGDLFGAGKMFLPQVVKSARVMKKAVAYLNPFIEAEKSDKSEPVGKILMATVKGDVHDIGKNIVSVVLACNNYEIVDLGVMVPPEKIIETAIKERVDAIGLSGLITPSLDEMVYLAKEMQRQKFELPLLIGGATTSKAHTAVKIDTQYKNAVVHVNDASRAVTVVGDLLNKKTSHEYVAKLKKDYDEFRTKFLKRGKEKSYISIEEARKRKYKIDWESTEIVKPNEMGVQVLKQLSLKELLPFIDWSPFFRSWDLHGKFPDILKDKVVGEQATLMYNEAQVMIEDIIAKQSLKPKAVFGLFEANSINDDDILVKKKGKEIAVFRTLRQQLSKREGIPNHALADFIAPEDTEKTDYVGAFCVGIFGAQELADSYKERHDDYNAIMAQAIADRFAEAFAEYLHQQIRTKHWGYAANEDLSNVELIKESYKGIRPAPGYPACPDHLEKETIWELLEVEKLIGVKLTESLAMWPAAAVSGYYFANAEAKYFGLGKITDDQVTDYATRKGIKKEVARKWLHANIAD, encoded by the coding sequence ATGAAAGTGAAACAAACAAAATATATGAAATTGTCTGGTTTAGAACCTTTGGTCTTAAACGAAAACAGCAATTTTATCAATGTAGGAGAACGAACTAATGTAGCGGGGTCGCGAAAATTTCTTCGGTTGATCAAAGAAGAAAAGTTCGACGAAGCCCTTGATATCGCTCGTCACCAAGTGGATGGTGGTGCCCAGATTGTAGATGTGAATTTTGACGACGGACTCATAGATGGTAAAGCCGCTATGGTGAAGTTTTTAAATCTCATTGCTGCTGAGCCCGATATTTGTCGGGTGCCAATAATGATTGATAGCTCTAAATGGGAAATTATTGAAGCGGGGCTACAAGTAGTGCAAGGAAAATGTGTTGTAAATTCCATTTCACTCAAAGAAGGCGAAGAAAAATTCATATGGGAAGCCAAGCAGATTTTACGCTACGGTGCTGCTGTTATCGTTATGGCCTTCGATGAGGTAGGACAAGCCGATAATTATGAGCGCCGTATTGAAATAGCCAAACGCTCCTATGATATTTTGGTGAATAAAGTTGGTTTTCCTTCCGAAGATATTATTTTCGATTTAAACGTCTTCCCCGTGGCCACGGGCATGGAAGAGCACCGAAAAAATGCGATTGATTTTATTGAGGCTACCCGTTGGGTTCGTGAAAACTTGCCCAATGTAAGCGTAAGTGGCGGGGTTAGTAACGTCTCGTTTTCGTTCCGTGGAAACAATATTGTGCGTGAGGCGATGCACTCGGTATTTTTATATTATGCTATTCAAGCAGGGATGAATATGGGTATTGTGAACCCGGCCATGCTAGAGGTTTATGACGATATTCCAAAAGATTTGCTCGAATATATCGAGGATGTAATCTTAGATAGACGGGACGATGCTACCGAACGTTTACTGGAGTTTGCTGAAACCATTAAAGGTACAAAAGCCGAAAAAACGGTGGATTTGTCTTGGCGAGAAAATCCGCTACAAGACCGAATTACCCACGCTTTGGTAAAAGGTGTTGATGCCTATATTATTGAAGATGTGGAGCAGGCTAGGCAAGAGGCAGATAAGCCCATTGAGGTCATTGAAGGCCACTTGATGATAGGTATGGATGTGGTTGGTGATTTGTTTGGTGCCGGGAAAATGTTTTTACCGCAGGTAGTAAAATCGGCTCGTGTTATGAAAAAAGCCGTAGCCTATCTTAACCCCTTTATTGAGGCCGAGAAATCCGATAAATCAGAGCCCGTTGGTAAAATTTTAATGGCCACTGTAAAGGGCGATGTACACGATATAGGTAAAAATATTGTTAGTGTGGTGTTGGCCTGTAACAATTACGAAATTGTTGATTTGGGCGTTATGGTACCACCCGAAAAAATTATTGAAACAGCCATAAAAGAGCGTGTTGATGCTATTGGGCTTTCGGGGTTGATTACGCCTTCTTTAGATGAAATGGTGTACCTCGCTAAAGAGATGCAACGTCAAAAATTTGAATTGCCATTGCTTATTGGTGGAGCAACAACCTCAAAAGCACACACGGCTGTAAAAATTGATACCCAATACAAAAATGCGGTGGTGCATGTAAACGACGCCTCTAGAGCCGTAACCGTTGTGGGTGATTTGCTGAACAAGAAAACATCGCACGAATATGTGGCGAAATTGAAAAAGGATTATGACGAATTCCGAACTAAGTTTTTAAAACGAGGAAAGGAAAAATCATATATTTCAATTGAAGAAGCCCGAAAAAGAAAATATAAAATTGATTGGGAATCCACTGAAATAGTAAAACCCAACGAAATGGGCGTACAAGTGCTTAAGCAATTGAGTTTAAAGGAGCTGTTGCCGTTTATTGATTGGAGTCCGTTTTTTAGAAGTTGGGATTTGCACGGTAAATTTCCTGATATTTTAAAAGATAAGGTGGTTGGCGAGCAAGCGACGCTTATGTACAATGAGGCCCAAGTAATGATAGAAGACATTATAGCTAAACAATCCTTAAAACCTAAAGCTGTTTTTGGTTTGTTTGAGGCGAATTCTATAAATGATGATGATATTTTAGTCAAGAAAAAAGGCAAGGAAATTGCTGTTTTTAGAACTTTACGTCAGCAATTAAGCAAGCGAGAGGGGATACCAAATCATGCTTTGGCCGATTTTATAGCACCAGAGGACACAGAAAAAACGGATTATGTAGGAGCATTTTGCGTGGGTATTTTTGGAGCACAAGAATTGGCAGATAGTTACAAGGAAAGGCATGACGATTACAATGCCATTATGGCTCAAGCCATAGCCGACAGGTTTGCTGAAGCTTTTGCTGAATATTTACACCAACAAATACGAACCAAACATTGGGGGTATGCTGCAAATGAAGATTTGAGTAATGTCGAATTAATAAAAGAAAGCTATAAAGGTATTCGTCCGGCGCCAGGATACCCAGCGTGTCCAGACCATTTGGAAAAAGAAACCATTTGGGAGCTGTTGGAGGTAGAAAAACTAATAGGTGTTAAACTAACGGAAAGTTTAGCGATGTGGCCAGCAGCAGCGGTTTCGGGATATTATTTTGCTAATGCTGAAGCCAAATATTTTGGATTGGGTAAAATTACCGATGACCAAGTGACCGATTATGCTACCAGAAAAGGCATAAAAAAAGAGGTGGCCAGAAAATGGTTGCACGCCAATATCGCTGATTAA
- a CDS encoding homocysteine S-methyltransferase family protein, translating to MSNIKEALKERILVLDGAMGTMLQAYKFTEDDFRGERFKDFPVPLQGNNDLLSITQPEAIKTIHAKYFEAGADIVETNTFSGTTIAMADYQMEDLVYELNYQSAKIAKEIAEEFTAKEPNKPRFVAGSIGPTNRTASMSPDVNDPGYRAVTFDELRVAYKQQVEALVDGGIDLLLVETVFDTLNAKAALFAIEQVKEERNMDIPIMLSGTITDASGRTLSGQTAEAFLISVSHIPLLSIGFNCALGANLLQPHLEAIANKTDFAISAHPNAGLPNAFGEYDETPEEMGEQIEEYLKKNLINIIGGCCGTSPEHIKVIAKIAAKYKPRQYAELISASQ from the coding sequence ATGTCAAACATCAAAGAAGCTTTAAAAGAACGAATTTTAGTTTTAGATGGTGCTATGGGTACCATGTTACAAGCCTATAAGTTTACTGAAGACGATTTTCGAGGCGAGCGTTTTAAAGATTTTCCTGTGCCGTTACAGGGCAATAACGATTTGTTGTCAATAACGCAGCCAGAAGCCATAAAAACCATTCACGCCAAGTATTTTGAAGCAGGTGCTGATATTGTTGAAACCAATACCTTTTCTGGAACAACCATTGCAATGGCTGATTACCAGATGGAAGATTTGGTTTATGAACTGAATTATCAATCGGCAAAAATAGCAAAAGAAATTGCTGAGGAATTTACGGCAAAAGAACCAAACAAACCGCGTTTTGTTGCGGGATCAATAGGACCAACCAACCGTACCGCAAGCATGTCCCCCGATGTTAATGACCCAGGTTATAGAGCGGTAACATTTGATGAGTTGCGAGTGGCTTACAAACAACAGGTAGAAGCCTTGGTTGACGGAGGTATAGATTTATTGTTGGTTGAAACCGTTTTTGATACCTTAAATGCAAAAGCAGCCCTGTTTGCCATCGAGCAGGTTAAGGAAGAGCGAAATATGGATATTCCAATTATGTTGAGTGGGACCATAACCGATGCATCTGGAAGAACACTTTCAGGGCAAACAGCAGAAGCTTTTTTAATTTCGGTATCGCATATCCCGTTGCTATCTATAGGTTTTAACTGTGCCTTGGGAGCCAATTTATTGCAGCCTCACTTAGAGGCCATTGCCAATAAAACTGACTTTGCCATCTCGGCACACCCTAATGCAGGGTTACCAAATGCATTTGGAGAATACGATGAAACTCCAGAAGAAATGGGTGAGCAAATAGAAGAATACTTAAAGAAAAACTTAATCAATATTATAGGTGGATGTTGTGGTACTTCACCAGAACATATAAAAGTCATTGCAAAAATAGCAGCAAAATATAAGCCACGTCAGTATGCTGAACTTATTTCGGCATCTCAATAG